Proteins from a single region of Mytilus trossulus isolate FHL-02 chromosome 2, PNRI_Mtr1.1.1.hap1, whole genome shotgun sequence:
- the LOC134707018 gene encoding neurogenic locus Notch protein-like isoform X5 yields the protein MEICDFQHLQGFIIFLLMSIGFRGVNCEINIDNCLNDNKCANGSTCIDGNDAYTCACPPTHTGYYCQYDVDECVTQPGICKNGATCLNSPQGSYTCICVNGWMGKNCTTNIDDCAADPCFNGGTCHDKVGYYHCECPTGKTGLRCHLDDACISHPCHSGANCDTSPINGDPVCTCRQGWSGADCSIDINECNENAISPCEHGGTCVNTEGSFKCDCAPGYNGPRCEQNINECISNPCQNEGTCLDDVATWRCICMPGYEGKHCENEIDECKSNPCQNLGICEDQVNKYKCTCRQGFTGPTCALNIDECESSPCVNGATCEDNVNAYVCRCRNGFTGVNCEVNINDCQNINCYNGTCVDGLGTYTCSCLQGYTGTHCEVQINVCDSQPCQYGGSCFSYTTSNGLRYECRCLTGTSGKNCETNANDCINNPCLNGATCEDGINNYTCKCKPGYMGRNCSINIDECASSPCQNGGVCMDMVNAYKCDCPSGYYDANCISNINDCISNPCLNGGSCRDGVNRFDCDCTVGYTGSRCEMLADECQSNPCQHGSTCRNLVGRYECSCLPGFTGTQCEINTDECASNPCKHGGSCVDMPNGYTCHCEVQWSGSNCDIEMNPCSPNPCRNSANCDVSDNYQDYYCHCQIGFTGRHCDIDYNECSQPKICHNGGSCHNTYGSFNCSCLPGYEGKYCEVNHNDCDPNPCQNGGTCFDDINDYTCVCVGGFGGKHCQNDINECASNPCRNGAVCTDYVNSYTCTCRPGYSGKDCQNDDNDCTLSSCLNGGTCIDKENYYKCVCPNGYTGANCQTKIHPCDSNPCMNGATCSNKQSSWECVCPYGFTGPRCEEFFDWCETNPCKNRGTCMQNANVFECTCALGYTGKACDISRMTCEAAAQNRGLQVSQLCQNSGTCRNTADHHVCDCKAGYEGSYCDIVINECASAPCQNEATCHDFDGYYQCTCKLGFQGTNCDINVDDCQNQSCNNGGTCIDLVNKFACLCPPGTNGYFCEVNQQDCYSGACHHGGTCIDKVGGFECQCKPGFVGDQCEGDINECVIYKPCNPGGTRACVQLDNTYKCECNPGWIGENCSTAVNYCQTNPCLNGGSCSNGKSSHVCTCRSGFSGPNCGIISDFCTPNSCYNNARCENYGSGFNCICLPGTEGEFCQYDVVKECESNPCRYGGSCIDKPGSYECWCPRYSTGVNCEVFDLNANPGLGKATASPPVTDPKQVYCNDGGCSSVAGDGKCDSNCNYMACQYDGGDCSLGVKDLWKDCLAPINGVYCSEVFQDGKCDEACNSEDCLFDGNDCMGSPTCNPNFKSYCEENYGNGHCDQGCNNAPCNWDGNDCNNPTPMNNLKGTMVIFMMSTKDNFLINSNEFLRNMGLLLNVVIKIKKDANGNFIIKPWSSNGLHREKRSVINRIKREIVQTEGIEVHLELDSSQCRTNPSMKCLTKIDSAVQIIAAQKNQSWSHGGPTISRVSSEDVDGPGTTESSSYQTMYIVVACGGILVLAILVIVVLSRKKVARGITWFPEGFFSNNNSSKAPGPRASKRRVPDGEEKKGNMPQFDGLTGATTPPWNDEEDESKAKRIKMEQDCEVLEQNLDGDKDQRQWTQQHLTAANIPNDSMLALTPPDDCDHTRVRDIDVRGPDGFTPLMLAAFRGGGYDVGDNESSGSGGSGSSDSRDSENCADYIQALLTQGASVDLATDRTGETALHLASRYARSDAAKILLDAGADPNQPDIQGRTPLHSAVAADAQGVFQILLRNRSTNLNARMEDGATPLIMAARLAVEGMVEDLIGADADINSADEYGKTGLHWASAVNNFTAAQVLLQHGANRDAQDLKDETPLFLAAREGAFESAKILLEHYANRDITDHMDRLPRDIASERMHGDILQLLDEYCISSPMSLPTSPNGLHFMQQKPSKMKQKKSKHNNGLGTPLTHNGALMNGVHQKRTKSKKKSSKGNAHSQISEGSIGSTVSPGNSIPSPLDYERTPPPYDSMYGNGQNFLQQQTLQQSIEELQKNCAMNQVLDIQNHNDNNYHRNCYDKTIMDQEYALWHQGHQNSQMNPQHSQPSNIPTPPQNIPSNPSPLGKISPSKPPKNLPTSPTHIQAMQQRAQQQRANGSPPNKQTDLTCSFQNKNHSEPMPFTTFGRGMQKHSTPQQPMYLEQFPTPPSTHSMGSPPQMIHQPVLPDHYLTPSPDSPGQWSSSSPHSAHSDWSEGISSPDQNVRTTLTQPPVFL from the exons TTCAAGTGTGACTGTGCTCCAGGTTATAACGGTCCTAGGTGTGAACAGAACATCAACGAATGTATCTCTAATCCTTGTCAGAATGAAGGAACTTGTCTGGATGATGTAGCAACATGGCGTTGTATCTGTATGCCAG GCTATGAAGGAAAACACTGTGAGAATGAAATTGATGAGTGTAAAAGTAACCCCTGTCAAAATCTTGGGATCTGTGAGGACCAAGTCAACAAATACAAGTGTACTTGCCGACAAG GTTTTACTGGTCCTACATGTGCCTTGAATATAGACGAATGTGAGAGTTCTCCATGTGTCAATGGAGCTACTTGTGAAGATAATGTCAATGCATATGTATGCAGATGTAGGAATG GTTTTACTGGTGTAAATTGTGAGGTGAACATCAATGATTGTCAGAACATCAATTGTTACAATGGAACATGTGTTGATGGTCTGGGTACCTATACATGTTCTTGTTTACAAGGCTATACTGGTACCCATTGTGAAGTACAGATCAATGTGTGTGATTCTCAGCCTTGTCAGTATGGAGGCAGTTGTTTCAGTTATACCACCAGTAATGGACTACGATACGAGTGTCGATGTCTGACTGGAACATCAG ggAAGAATTGTGAAACGAACGCCAATGACTGTATTAACAATCCCTGTTTGAATGGAGCGACATGTGAAGATGGTATAAATAACTACACCTGTAAATGTAAACCTGGATATATGG gTCGCAATTGTTCAATAAACATAGATGAATGTGCGTCATCACCGTGCCAGAACGGAGGAGTTTGTATGGACATGGTGAATGCTTACAAGTGTGACTGTCCATCTGGTTATTATGATGCCAACTGTATCTCCAACATCAACGATTGTATTAGTAATCCATGTTTGAATGGCGGTTCTTGTCGTGATGGTGTAAACAG GTTTGATTGTGATTGTACAGTTGGATATACAGGCAGTCGTTGTGAGATGTTAGCTGACGAATGTCAATCTAATCCTTGTCAACATGGTAGCACCTGTAGAAACCTTGTAGGAAGATATGAATGTAGCTGTTTACCTGGATTTACAG GTACTCAGTGTGAGATCAACACTGATGAATGTGCCAGCAACCCCTGTAAACATGGTGGTAGCTGTGTAGACATGCCGAATGGATACACTTGTCACTGTGAGGTCCAATGGAGTGGTTCTAATTGTGACATTGAAATGAACCCTTGTTCTCCCAATCCTTGTAGGAACAGTGCTAACTGTGATGTGTCTGATAATTACCAGGATTATTACTGCCACTGTCAGATAGGATTTACAG gAAGACATTGTGATATTGATTATAATGAGTGTTCTCAGCCAAAGATTTGCCACAATGGTGGAAGCTGTCATAACACCTATGGTTCCTTCAACTGTTCCTGTCTTCCTGGCTACGAAGGAAAATACTGTGAAGTCAATCATAATGACTGTGATCCTAACCCTTGTCAAAATGGAGGCACTTGTTTTGACGACATCAACGATTACACATGTGTTTGTGTTGGAGGGTTTGGTGGTAAACATTGTCAGAACGACATCAATGAGTGTGCATCCAACCCATGTAGGAACGGAGCTGTGTGTACTGACTATGTCAATTCCTATACCTGTACCTGTCGTCCTGGTTACAGCGGGAAGGATTGTCAGAATGATGATAATGATTGTACACTTTC atcctgTTTAAATGGAGGTACATGTATAGACAAAGAGAACTACTATAAGTGTGTCTGTCCAAATGGTTACACAGGCGCAAACTGTCAGACGAAGATACATCCATGTGATAGTAATCCTTGTATGAATGGAGCCACTTGTTCTAACAAACAGTCTTCATGGGAATGTGTTTGTCCTTATGGATTCACTGGACCTCGCTGTGAG gaatttttcGACTGGTGTGAGACTAATCCATGTAAGAATCGGGGTACTTGTATGCAGAATGCTAATGTTTTCGAGTGTACTTGTGCCCTTGGTTATACTGGTAAAGCCTGTGACATCAGTAGAATGACATGTGAAGCTGCAGCACAAAATAGGGGTCTTCAAGTCAGTCAGTTATGTCAAAATAGTGGAACATGTCGTAACACAGCTGATCATCATGTTTGTGATTGTAAAGCAGGATATGAAGGCAGTTACTGTGATATTGTTATCAATGAGTGTGCCTCAGCACCTTGCCAGAATGAGGCCACTTGTCATGATTTCGATGGATATTACCAGTGTACTTGTAAGTTAGGATTTCAAGGAACAAACTGTGATATCAATGTGGACGATTGTCAGAACCAGTCGTGTAACAATGGCGGAACATGCATTGACTTGGTTAATAAATTTGCATGCTTATGTCCACCTGGAACCAATGGATATTTCTGTGAAGTGAACCAACAAGATTGTTACAGTGGAGCATGTCACCATGGAGGTACTTGTATTGACAAAGTTGGAGGGTTTGAATGTCAGTGTAAGCCTGGATTTGTTGGAGATCAGTGTGAGGGAGACATAAACGAATGTGTCATCTACAAACCCTGTAATCCAGGAGGTACAAGAGCATGTGTTCAGCTGGACAATACATATAAATGTGAATGTAACCCAGGATGGATTGGAGAGAACTGTAGTACTGCTGTCAATTATTGTCAAACCAATCCATGTTTGAATGGAGGATCCTGTTCTAATGGGAAATCATCTCATGTGTGTACGTGTAGGTCAGGTTTTAGTGGACCAAACTGTGGAATTATCTCAGATTTCTGTACACCAAACAGTTGTTACAACAATGCTAGATGTGAGAATTATGGCTCTGGTTTTAATTGTATATGTTTGCCTGGTACAGAAGGTGAATTCTGTCAGTACGATGTTGTGAAAGAGTGCGAGTCCAATCCTTGTAGATATGGAGGATCCTGTATCGATAAACCAG GGTCTTATGAATGTTGGTGTCCAAGATATTCAACTGGTGTCAATTGTGAAGTATTTGACCTGAATGCTAACCCTGGATTAGGAAAAGCCACTGCCAGTCCACCTGTGACAGATCCCAAACAAGTTTACTGTAATGATGGAGGCTGCTCCTCTGTTGCAGGCGATGGCAAATGTGAT TCTAATTGTAACTACATGGCTTGTCAGTATGATGGAGGAGACTGTTCCCTTGGTGTTAAAGATCTCTGGAAGGACTGTCTGGCCCCAATAAATGGTGTCTACTGCTCTGAAGTGTTCCAGGATGGTAAATGTGACGAGGCCTGTAACTCTGAGGACTGTTTATTTGATGGCAATGATTGTATGGGTAGTCCCACATGTAACCCCAACTTTAAGTCCTACTGCGAGGAGAACTATGGCAATGGTCACTGTGATCAGGGATGTAATAATGCTCCGTGTAACTGGGACGGCAACGATTGTAATAATCCCACTCCTATGAACAACTTAAAAGGCACGATGGTGATATTCATGATGTCTACAAAAGATAATTTCCTGATAAATTCCAATGAATTCCTACGTAACATGGGCCTCTTGTTGAATGTTGTGATCAAGATAAAGAAGGATGCTAATggaaattttattataaaaccttGGTCTTCAAATGGGCTCCATAGAGAGAAGAGGTCTGTTATCAACAGGATCAAAAGAGAGATAGTTCAGACTGAAGG AATTGAAGTACATCTTGAATTGGACAGTAGCCAGTGTAGAACCAATCCTTCCATGAAGTGCTTAACTAAAATCGATTCAGCAGTACAGATTATAGCAGCTCAAAAGAACCAATCATGGTCACATGGTGGTCCAACCATCAGTAGAGTTTCAAGTG AAGATGTAGATGGTCCTGGTACAACAGAATCTTCATCATACCAAACAATGTACATTGTTGTTGCATGTGGTGGTATTCTGGTCTTAGCCATCCTTGTAATTGTTGTTTTGTCCAGAAAGAAGGTGGCACGAGGCATTACCTGGTTCCCTGAAGGATTTTTCTCCAACAATAATAGTTCTAAGGCTCCTGGACCAAGGGCATCAAAGAGACGAGTTCCAGATGGTGAAGAAAA GAAAGGTAATATGCCACAATTTGATGGTTTGACTGGTGCAACAACTCCACCATGGAATGATGAAGAAGATGAATCAAAGGCAAAACGTATCAAG ATGGAGCAAGATTGTGAAGTTTTAGAACAGAATTTAGATGGGGATAAAGACCAGAGACAATGGACACAGCAGCATCTAACAGCAGCTAACATTCCAAATGATTCAATGCTTGCTTTGACTCCTCCTGACGACTGTGATCACACTAGAGTTAGGGATATAGATGTACGAGGACCTGACGGCTTTACCCCTCTAATGTTGGCAGCTTTCCGTGGAGGAGGATATGATGTTGGAGATAATGAATCCAGTGGATCTGGTGGATCAGGTTCTTCTGACAGTAGGGATTCAGAAAACTGTGCGGATTACATACAGGCATTGTTAACACAAGGTGCTTCAGTGGACCTTGCTACAGATAGGACTGGAGAAACAGCGTTACATTTGGCATCTAGATATGCCAGGTCTGATGCTGCTAAGATACTGTTAGATGCTGGAGCTGACCCTAACCAGCCAGATATTCAAGGACGAACACCTCTACATTCTGCAGTGGCTGCTGATGCACAAGGGGTTTTCCAG attttatTAAGAAACAGAAGTACTAATTTGAATGCAAGAATGGAGGATGGTGCCACACCTCTTATAATGGCAGCTCGTTTAGCTGTAGAAGGAATGGTGGAAGATTTAATAGGAGCTGATGCTGATATAAATTCTGCAGATGAATacg gGAAAACCGGTTTACATTGGGCTTCAGCTGTCAACAACTTCACTGCAGCACAGGTATTGTTACAGCATGGAGCTAACAGGGATGCACAAGACCTTAAG gatGAGACACCTTTATTTTTAGCTGCACGTGAAGGAGCCTTCGAATCTGCTAAAATACTACTTGAACATTATGCCAATCGTGATATAACTGACCACATGGATAGGTTGCCACGTGATATAGCAAGTGAAAGAATGCATGGGGATATCTTACAATTATTGGACGAGTACTGCATCAGTAGTCCCATGTCTTTACCTACATCACCAAATGGCTTGCACTTTATGCAGCAAAAACCTTCAAAAATGAAGCAAAAGAAATCTAAGCACAATAATGGACTTGGAACTCCACTTACACATAATGGAGCATTAATGAATGGTGTTCACCAAAAAAGAACTAAATCCAAGAAGAAATCTTCTAAAGGAAATGCACATTCTCAAATCAGTGAGGGATCTATTGGATCTACTGTCTCACCAGGAAATTCAATTCCGTCTCCTTTGGATTATGAGCGTACTCCTCCACCATACGACAGTATGTATGGTAATGGACAAAACTTCTTACAGCAACAGACATTACAGCAGTCTATTGAAGAACTGCAGAAAAACTGTGCAATGAATCAAGTGCTAGACATTCAGAATCATAATGATAATAATTATCATCGGAATTGTTATGATAAAACTATTATGGATCAAGAGTATGCTCTGTGGCATCAAGGACATCAAAATTCACAAATGAATCCACAACATTCTCAGCCATCAAATATTCCAACACCACCACAAAACATCCCATCTAATCCTAGTCCCCTTGGCAAAATATCACCATCAAAACCACCTAAAAACTTGCCAACGTCACCTACTCATATTCAGGCAATGCAGCAACGAGCGCAACAACAACGTGCAAATGGAAGTCCACCTAATAAACAGACTGATTTAACGTGTtcatttcagaataaaaatcaTAGTGAACCCATGCCATTCACAACATTTGGCAGAGGGATGCAAAAACATTCAACCCCTCAACAGCCAATGTACTTAGAACAATTCCCTACTCCTCCATCAACACACAGTATGGGATCACCGCCACAGATGATTCATCAACCAGTGCTACCAGATCATTATCTCACACCATCACCAGATTCACCTGGACAGTGGTCAAGTTCATCGCCTCATTCAGCGCATAGTGATTGGTCGGAGGGTATCTCCAGTCCAGACCAAAATGTACGGACGACACTTACACAACCACctgtatttttataa